A section of the Streptomyces sp. CG1 genome encodes:
- a CDS encoding transposase, with protein MDDLEEHERTIVMLRMEHLWEVETGFRSGDPLDALPHEPRPQYDPDTTTLTQRRLAKVAELRKAAAEAPAQAKANGLHRASLRTLVRWDTARAKYGPIGVADDRWLREASGHTISPELREALFAVYAEASDRRSKLTMRDKERLIHQYVREVFGSADAEPTDSEATDLESAEKPSVKIPNYDTLRAIWKEWFGSNGARQRYARSAAKAKQYATGRHIVVHRPGQVVALDSTVLPVKVLDNVFGDPVSVYLTLAVDVYTRSIVAFRLSLVSDKSIDVAMVLRDMMMPLPMRPGWGKAVEWAYPGVPNTVVAEFAGYEVAGLPFFPPETVTTDHGSAYRNHHLVEVQRVIKANIKPSRVLRPTDKHSVERTFGAIRSLLFTLLLGYQGTDVADRGVDPEADACLTVTEMEHLIATWVVETWQNRRFGSYAPSWDPRGDHSPNTLFAAAMSQGGFALRIPPAELYYQLLPRHKVMIHGKRGVKIKNLWYDGEALDPYRGELSRRGGKNKNKYVIHRDPRDPCFVFFQDPNTHDWHTLRWTGLPEEGEVPAFSDARVREAMRELRKRGLAPKADTELLPALLELIGGNIPVEKWPTQLSKRQRTEHAREVAQAAAAAADRPTSAVRKEPPAQTASVPATRAGSAGGKVVPLRPKDRAQQVHDAVNSERRRRREAAVPSQLSAPPDLSERLRASSLLALPDDEFDDDDAINAASEAEEEAGQ; from the coding sequence ATGGACGACCTGGAGGAGCACGAACGCACGATCGTCATGCTCCGCATGGAGCACCTGTGGGAGGTCGAGACTGGATTTCGCAGTGGCGATCCACTCGACGCGCTGCCGCATGAACCGCGGCCGCAGTACGACCCGGACACCACGACGCTGACCCAGCGCCGACTCGCGAAAGTAGCGGAACTGCGGAAAGCCGCGGCCGAAGCGCCCGCGCAGGCGAAGGCCAACGGGCTGCACCGAGCAAGTCTGCGCACGCTGGTCCGTTGGGACACCGCACGGGCGAAGTACGGTCCGATCGGCGTCGCGGACGATCGATGGCTGCGGGAAGCCAGCGGGCACACGATCTCCCCCGAACTGCGCGAGGCCCTGTTTGCGGTGTACGCCGAGGCATCGGATCGTCGCTCGAAGCTGACCATGCGAGACAAAGAGCGTCTTATCCACCAGTACGTGCGCGAAGTGTTCGGCTCCGCGGATGCCGAACCCACTGACAGTGAAGCCACCGACCTTGAATCCGCTGAAAAACCGAGCGTGAAGATCCCTAACTACGACACCCTGCGCGCCATCTGGAAGGAGTGGTTCGGATCCAACGGAGCGCGGCAGCGTTACGCACGCTCGGCGGCGAAGGCGAAGCAGTACGCGACCGGCCGGCACATCGTGGTGCACCGGCCCGGCCAGGTGGTGGCGCTGGACAGCACAGTGTTGCCGGTGAAGGTGCTGGACAACGTGTTCGGCGACCCGGTGTCCGTATATCTGACGCTAGCCGTGGACGTCTACACCCGCTCGATCGTCGCGTTCCGGCTCAGCCTCGTCTCCGACAAGTCGATCGACGTGGCGATGGTGCTGCGGGACATGATGATGCCGCTGCCGATGCGCCCGGGCTGGGGGAAGGCCGTGGAGTGGGCCTACCCCGGCGTCCCCAACACCGTGGTCGCGGAGTTCGCCGGCTACGAGGTCGCCGGACTGCCATTCTTCCCACCCGAGACGGTCACCACCGACCACGGCTCCGCCTACCGCAACCACCACCTCGTCGAAGTGCAGCGGGTCATTAAGGCAAACATCAAACCCAGCCGCGTACTGCGCCCTACCGACAAGCACTCCGTGGAACGGACATTCGGCGCCATCAGGTCACTGCTGTTCACCCTCCTGCTCGGCTACCAGGGCACGGACGTCGCCGACCGAGGCGTGGACCCGGAGGCCGACGCCTGCCTGACCGTGACGGAGATGGAACACCTGATCGCCACGTGGGTTGTCGAGACCTGGCAGAACCGGCGCTTCGGCTCGTACGCCCCGAGCTGGGACCCGCGCGGCGACCACAGCCCCAACACTCTGTTCGCGGCGGCGATGTCCCAGGGCGGATTCGCCCTGCGGATTCCGCCCGCCGAGCTCTACTACCAGCTCCTGCCGCGCCACAAGGTCATGATCCACGGAAAGCGAGGCGTGAAGATCAAGAACCTCTGGTACGACGGCGAGGCCCTCGATCCCTACCGCGGAGAGCTCTCCCGCCGCGGCGGGAAGAACAAGAACAAGTACGTCATCCACCGCGACCCCCGCGATCCGTGTTTCGTGTTCTTCCAGGACCCGAATACGCACGACTGGCACACGCTGCGCTGGACGGGCCTGCCCGAGGAAGGCGAGGTGCCCGCGTTCAGTGATGCCCGCGTGCGTGAAGCCATGCGGGAACTGCGCAAGAGAGGTCTTGCCCCAAAGGCGGACACCGAACTCCTCCCGGCACTCCTTGAGTTGATCGGCGGCAACATCCCGGTCGAAAAGTGGCCCACTCAGCTCTCCAAGCGGCAGCGTACCGAGCATGCACGCGAAGTCGCCCAGGCGGCCGCGGCGGCCGCCGACCGTCCCACAAGCGCGGTCAGGAAGGAGCCGCCAGCACAGACCGCCTCTGTTCCCGCAACGCGGGCAGGCTCCGCTGGCGGCAAGGTCGTGCCCCTGCGTCCGAAGGACCGGGCTCAGCAAGTACACGATGCAGTGAACAGCGAACGCCGGCGCCGCCGTGAAGCCGCGGTCCCCAGCCAGCTGTCCGCACCCCCCGATCTTTCCGAACGGCTGCGCGCTTCGAGCCTGCTGGCGCTGCCGGATGACGAATTCGACGATGACGACGCCATCAACGCGGCCAGCGAGGCCGAGGAAGAGGCCGGTCAGTGA
- a CDS encoding AAA family ATPase, whose translation MTSKQNLLSFLPGPAVDRTTFEGWNRWCETRAAFVPAPILTAEEYDRLSPRRQRIHDLHRLATHSSLPIQATPMSERVAHAVLARVEDGAFSHKAGTRGGIMVNGDGAQGKTETICEALACFQEEWLALHNYANPDAMPGTRDLVAPVAYVRCPVKATPISTCQRILDFYGEDYKGMRLEDLVRTVKTAVVEHATKALVIDDITRLKLHREADQDVLDLLREMMSMPVTLILVGVGIPNSGLLREGRRDPKTQEWIYEPVKDRGRSPNDHAASQHERRFQVVDLGPFRYATPTQMEAWMVHLRRLEGELRLLTSTVGMLTEGDMPEYLFNRTKGVVGILEKLIQHGCRRAMEDKSERLTKELLNQFTVTPDDMPDLDAASGEQPHIPPHEPTQKKKSPGRNTVFDDDGPAEADAG comes from the coding sequence GTGACCTCGAAGCAGAACCTGCTGTCGTTCCTCCCCGGCCCGGCGGTGGACCGCACCACCTTCGAGGGCTGGAACCGATGGTGCGAGACCCGCGCAGCCTTTGTCCCCGCGCCGATCCTCACAGCTGAGGAGTACGACCGCCTGTCGCCGCGCCGGCAGCGCATCCACGACCTGCACCGCCTCGCGACGCACAGCTCGCTGCCGATCCAGGCCACTCCTATGAGCGAACGCGTCGCCCACGCGGTGCTTGCCCGCGTCGAGGACGGCGCCTTCAGCCACAAGGCCGGGACCCGCGGCGGCATCATGGTCAACGGCGACGGCGCCCAGGGCAAGACCGAGACGATCTGCGAGGCCCTGGCCTGCTTCCAGGAGGAGTGGCTGGCCCTCCACAACTACGCTAACCCCGACGCCATGCCCGGCACCCGCGACCTGGTCGCCCCCGTCGCCTACGTACGCTGTCCGGTCAAGGCCACGCCCATCTCCACCTGCCAGCGGATCCTCGACTTCTACGGCGAGGACTACAAGGGCATGCGCCTGGAAGACCTCGTACGCACCGTCAAGACCGCGGTCGTCGAGCACGCCACCAAGGCCCTCGTAATCGACGACATCACCCGCCTCAAGCTCCACCGCGAAGCCGACCAGGACGTCCTCGACCTGCTCCGCGAAATGATGAGCATGCCCGTCACGCTCATCCTCGTCGGCGTCGGCATCCCCAACTCGGGCCTGCTCCGCGAAGGCCGCCGCGACCCCAAGACCCAGGAGTGGATCTACGAGCCGGTCAAGGACCGCGGCCGCAGCCCCAACGACCACGCCGCCAGCCAGCACGAACGCCGCTTCCAGGTCGTCGACCTCGGCCCCTTCAGGTACGCCACACCTACGCAGATGGAGGCCTGGATGGTCCATCTCCGGCGCCTGGAAGGCGAGTTGCGGCTGCTGACCAGCACAGTCGGCATGCTTACCGAGGGTGACATGCCCGAGTACTTGTTCAACCGCACCAAGGGCGTGGTCGGCATCTTGGAGAAGCTCATCCAGCACGGCTGCCGCCGCGCCATGGAGGACAAGAGCGAACGCCTGACGAAGGAGCTGCTCAACCAATTCACCGTCACCCCCGACGACATGCCCGACCTCGACGCGGCATCCGGCGAGCAGCCCCACATCCCGCCCCACGAACCGACGCAGAAGAAGAAGTCGCCGGGCCGCAACACCGTATTCGACGACGACGGCCCGGCCGAGGCCGACGCCGGATGA
- a CDS encoding TnsA-like heteromeric transposase endonuclease subunit, giving the protein MRDTRTDDRLQRGQTPYRRRTLEIRITRQKRSKDSRVNSTDFTRRWRSGAATPSDPAWSDACHLEDLALLYTGFTDYTQALDLDEQWPLRWSSTWKFSQTPITISVRDMDKVDLRRTVPVRRFTWRTDQFHRPGLEYLMATDRHHGFESHEEERLLLVADFAAGLMEALCQPFRLRFLSGGKTIGHTPDFLLVTDSGLFLIDVRPADRIKPEDALKFAATAEAALSAGWQYGVVAGWRQHVWTNVDALSAERRPLPDVLGIQGQLREAAAHGPLPFGELVERCPIPAIGRAHAIHLLWHRHLGVDLSGPFGDASLVRLAPQQHHRELSR; this is encoded by the coding sequence ATGCGTGACACGCGAACGGATGACCGACTTCAGCGAGGGCAGACACCGTACCGTCGTCGCACTCTTGAGATTCGGATCACGAGGCAGAAAAGGTCAAAGGATTCGCGAGTGAACTCGACTGATTTTACGCGACGTTGGCGCTCCGGAGCGGCCACGCCCTCGGACCCTGCATGGTCGGATGCGTGTCATCTCGAAGATCTTGCGCTTCTGTACACCGGGTTCACGGACTACACGCAGGCCTTGGATCTCGACGAGCAATGGCCCCTGCGCTGGAGCAGCACGTGGAAGTTCAGCCAGACTCCGATCACCATCTCGGTGCGTGACATGGACAAGGTGGATTTACGGCGAACCGTCCCGGTCCGCCGCTTCACGTGGCGTACGGACCAGTTCCACCGCCCGGGCCTCGAGTACCTGATGGCGACGGATCGGCACCATGGCTTCGAGAGCCACGAGGAGGAACGACTGCTGCTGGTCGCCGACTTCGCCGCCGGTCTGATGGAGGCCCTGTGTCAGCCGTTCCGGCTGCGGTTCCTCTCCGGCGGCAAGACGATCGGGCACACCCCGGACTTCCTGCTGGTCACGGATTCCGGGCTCTTCTTGATCGACGTGCGTCCGGCCGATCGGATCAAGCCGGAGGATGCGCTGAAGTTCGCCGCCACGGCGGAGGCCGCGCTGTCGGCGGGGTGGCAGTACGGCGTCGTGGCGGGGTGGCGCCAGCATGTGTGGACGAACGTGGACGCGCTCTCCGCGGAGCGACGTCCGCTGCCTGATGTGCTGGGAATTCAGGGCCAGTTACGGGAGGCGGCAGCACATGGCCCGTTGCCGTTCGGCGAGCTGGTGGAGCGCTGCCCAATCCCGGCGATCGGCCGGGCTCATGCGATCCACCTGCTGTGGCACCGCCACCTCGGTGTGGATCTCTCCGGGCCGTTCGGGGACGCGAGCCTGGTCCGCCTGGCTCCCCAGCAGCATCACCGGGAGCTGTCACGGTGA